One genomic region from Candidatus Aminicenantes bacterium encodes:
- a CDS encoding GWxTD domain-containing protein, with translation MKKWRWGWLVLVLIQVLAGCSAMGKTIRSLPPEDQQFLSEVRYIITKQEKKVFPSLGAAERKQFIEDFWKKRDPSPDTEENEFRDEYYGRIDKANRLFREGSSGWLTDRGRAYILLGDPERRNTYPSGYTFYDRPMEIWYYQYFTIVFVDYTFTGVYKLEPQSVQQLGVIASTQMRLKPEGLDFKQVVFDFDVRVETSAAGEATLIISVPYEKLSMTQKPGQTSAIETVLKIDVLVSGPKDETVLQKQETHTVSLSPGDLDKLSKKLGIQLSLQLAPGNYSALVTLENATDNSKVSKKINFSL, from the coding sequence ATGAAGAAATGGCGCTGGGGCTGGCTCGTCCTGGTCCTCATCCAGGTGCTGGCGGGCTGTTCGGCGATGGGCAAAACCATCCGTTCGCTGCCGCCCGAGGATCAGCAATTCTTGTCCGAAGTCCGCTACATCATCACCAAGCAGGAGAAGAAGGTGTTTCCCAGCCTGGGCGCGGCCGAGCGCAAGCAGTTCATCGAGGATTTCTGGAAGAAGCGCGATCCGTCCCCCGACACCGAGGAAAACGAGTTCCGCGACGAGTACTACGGCCGCATCGACAAGGCCAACCGCCTCTTCCGCGAAGGGAGTTCCGGCTGGCTGACCGACCGCGGCCGGGCGTACATCCTCCTCGGCGATCCCGAGCGCCGCAATACCTATCCCAGCGGCTACACCTTCTACGACCGGCCGATGGAGATATGGTACTATCAATATTTCACCATCGTCTTCGTCGATTACACCTTCACCGGCGTGTACAAGCTGGAACCGCAGAGCGTGCAGCAGCTCGGCGTGATCGCCAGCACCCAGATGCGCCTGAAGCCCGAAGGCCTGGATTTCAAGCAGGTGGTGTTCGATTTTGATGTCCGGGTCGAGACCAGTGCTGCCGGCGAGGCGACACTGATCATCTCCGTTCCCTATGAGAAATTGAGCATGACCCAGAAGCCGGGGCAAACCTCGGCCATCGAGACGGTGCTCAAGATCGACGTCCTTGTCTCCGGGCCCAAGGATGAAACTGTCCTGCAAAAACAGGAGACGCACACGGTTTCCCTGTCGCCCGGCGACCTGGACAAGCTTTCCAAAAAACTGGGCATCCAGCTGTCGCTGCAGTTGGCGCCGGGAAACTATTCCGCCCTGGTCACCCTGGAGAACGCCACCGACAACAGCAAGGTCAGCAAAAAAATAAACTTCAGCCTATAA